The genomic DNA cttttgtatcgatggtcataaattaagagcgaattTCAAACATCGTCTGTGCGTAcgcttatataaatagacaaagagtaaattgtaaacccctcgacgtgggtgattgAGCTGAGAGGaagccggaaatccagagaatggaatagtttcacttcgaaaattcctaaaagactaatttatgatagaccatagccaattcgttgttttcgaccaagtcacgaacggtccttaaaaactacgaagtctttttcgatatcctgtctatttatgcactctgagagggtcgtaaatttcctcaagagttgctttggcaagtacaaggtcttgtcgtttcctaatttctctgggtcccacgctttctcgtagcacatgtgcgctgcaacgttctagcgtcttggcggagcgcctccacttccacgcgtctgagggtggaccacagccaggagaaggggcccacacgagacggggtggactcctccaccattggacgagggatgatcctgagggaggatccaggatccaccaaggaaggggcatcgacggacaacgcgcgaagatctcctccgccaagcgcagaatcgttagaatgattttgtcgctcGATTTAGACAAGTCGTTCTCACGCAGCAATTTAAAGCATTGTAAACACAAAGTTGAAGATCAGCTTTAAATTGAACTCTAAATATTAAACTACAGTAAACAGGAATAacagtttatatttttcatttccgcgccttgcgagcggagcgcctccgcgctccGCGGATTATCATACCTGCGCCTTTAATTCCCCAAATATCCCTATCTTCCGCGAGCGGACACGCAACAGTATCATTTTAGTGGTATCATGGAGTTTTTCACAATttggtaaaaatttcataaaaaaagtACCAAAAATTTCGGTCTAATTTTTTATGCAACGTTGACTGTTCTACCGACGcagaattcgaagttcggcctcggCGCTCGCCTCAATTAatggaaattcttttattatttttaataaatttagctAATACAATTTATCCTCCGAACTCTGTATGCATATAttcgtaaaatatttcattgtggTTGACAGTTAAATTGTTGTTCTTACTTCTTTATACGTATAAATCGACAAATgaattgtataattttcaaatgaaaatattctaaGATTTTTTAGCGATTTCGAACAAAGTACGCTAATTTTTTATTGCCTTTTGGAACGGTGTACAAAATACGATAGTGACTTCAACCGCTCGGAAGTGGATAGTTTACCACAGGCCCTCCAAACTGTACTAAAATTAGTTTAGcgcagaaaatccaggcggcgctGGTGTCGATGCAAACGcatataaatgatatcggtgaggtacacacacacaagcacatggtccctatatacgtgtgcatggtcttacttattcaaaactttgaaaaataaaaataatgaaagggaaaaaatgacaacaatacatgtataataaagaaaatatattaaatttttacaaaaatataataaatatatatatatatatatcaataataatatacaattaatcacaatcataCATACAATAAAACACACACACTGCTCACAGATTAtacttaatatattaataccatgttaatggttttatatattgtatatgtaaactgaatacttcttttcatttgcatccaggtatcttgttgctctattttaatagaggCAGCTTCTAACATGCAATATTTATTACAGCctatgcaataaatattttcattaacaattatttacatatgctaTAAAAAGTATATAAGAGTATTTACCAAATAAGTTCAGTGATGGAACTGCTGATGTTGTTAATCTTTTCCTCATGAAGTACTTTTCTTTAAAGTAGCTGCTACAGATCACCCAGAATTTCAGTTTTCAGGTGAAAGCACCGACTTTAGGTTGTCACATACTTCCACCCACTGTgccatcctcttcttatcctttctCTCTTGGGGGAAGAAGAACATCCTGTTGTTTTCGTTAATACACCCTCTGATGCTACTCTTTCTTttaagatacattttaataattaaaattaaatatattacgaAAACAGCAATGTAAACAGTTAATACTTACTTAATGTTTATCTTCTCCTCCTGTTGCTGCATCTCATCAgcagaagttattgaaaaacctaaaaacgtagaaaaaattaaaaaaaatatccttttaaataataataatagtcataataataatagcaatagtaataataatagtagtaataataataatagtaataattataataatggaattcacgAACCTGGAAATTCTGTCACCACTATCACTCACTGTGCGCCATATTTCTTCagtctctttaaattttgaaacaattgagaaaCGGCAACAAATATCGCGGGAACATaacgtcacgatatctttagttgtgtatgtTAAAATCAGTGGTACAAGGTATGCATGTAGAGAAGCGACATCagcgccgcctggattttctgcgccgagttaaaatttgcatcaaattcacaagagtggagcttggagGGCCTGGTTTACCATACATCAGTTTAATGTATAGGTTTCAGACGAAGTctcgaattaaaataatatttttttctgtaATATCGGTAGTTTAATAACTATTTCAGTAAGAAAAGTAACGAGGAAGATAGTGTATATGcgtgtaataattatttaagttACTCATTGCGTTAGCTAACAACCTTAAATGCTGGTAGAAACCTGTAGGTGTACAAATTTCAGTTGCCGACACAACGCTGTATTTTTATTGCAGTTGTATTGAAGGTAGGCTGTAAAAATAATCCAAAATATGGTCTAATTTtcgcaatttttctttcaaatgggTATGTGTTTATACATATTTAAGTTTCGAAAGAACATGCTTACGCGAAATTAGCGTCTTCATCGTACTAGCCAATTGCACGGAGGATGTTTTCCCGCCATATTAGTAAAATTCGTTTCGGGTatgaaacttttaataataatcaaaattaatcCTTTGGATTTTGAATTGATATTCAAATGATATAACTAAAGCATATGTTcaaaaacaaaatttcaaagcTGTCATCATAATTAAGTACATGGAATGTTTGATTTTATCACACTTCATCCATTTATGAAATTGTTtcttatttaatacattaatacacGACGGTAAGGTGTTATAAGAATTATATGACAATTTCATCAATTGAGATTGAAGAACTTAGTGCCCACTAATAAAACATCCTTTTTCTATGACAAAACTGAAatcaaaatttccaaatatcaACAAACACTATACATTCCTCACATTTAATACTAAATCATCATTTTCAGTTGTTTTCCTGTATTTCTTAAACAGCTTTCTATTTCTTTGAGTACCGTGTACAAGGCATCCAACAATTTAACTAacaaatatgtataaattttaattttacagttaCATAAAGAAACAGTGCAATACAATGAGTATAGCAGCAGAAAATGGCAGAGGGGACAATGCACAGAAGAAAAAAACCATTGAGCGCATATACCAAAAGAAGTCTCAATTGGAACATATTTTATTACGACCTGATACATATATTGGTTCTGTAGAACCGGTATGCGAATTAATGTGGATTtacgataaagaaaaagaatgcaTGATACAAAGGGAGATAAAATATGTTCCtggattatataaaatatttgatgaaattttagTCAATGCAGCAGATAATAAACAAAGAGATCCTAAAATGGAtaccattaaaattgaaattgattcgTAAGTAATACTAATTAGATAGCTATTATGTTaataattagaagaataattaaaaatacatttcaatccgtagaacaaataatattatatctgTATGGAATAATGGTAAAGGCATTCCAGTAGTAAttcataaagaagaaaatatgtaTGTTCCCACAATGATATTTGGTCATTTATTAACATCATCTAATtatgatgatgaagaagaaaaagtaactGGTGGTAGAAATGGCTATGGTGCCAaattgtgtaatatttttagTCATCGTTTTACTATAGAGACAGCATCCAAGGAATATAAGAAATGCTTAAAGCAGGTAATTATTTCAAGTAACTATAAGattttcagaattaaaaaattctaaaatatctaAGGGATCCAGCCTGCCCCAGAAAATATCCCAGTTATGACAATTCacataattacattttttctaaCAATAAACATTTGTAACATGATTACATTTATAGACATGGAATAATAACATGGGAAGTGCAAGTGAACCACGAATTAAAGATTTCTCTGGCGAAGACTTTACAAAAGTCATATTTTCGCCAGAtttatcaaaattcaaaatggatTGTTTAGATGATGATATAATTGCTCTGATGTCTCGAAGAGCCTATGATGTAGCAGCTTCTAGCAGAGGCGTTAAAGTTTACCTTAATGGTATTAGAATTCCAGTGAAAAATTTCAGAGATTACGTTGACTTCTACATTAAGGGTAAAGAGGATGATATTGGCAATCCTTTGAAAATTGCATACGAAAGTTGTGGACCGCGCTGGGAAGTAGCTGTGACTATATCGGATAAAGGGTTTCAACAAATGTCTTTCGTAAATAGCATTGCAACAACAAAggtaataaatatattgaaatgaaaCATAAGGTAAAATATGCCAATTAAATTGTGTACTTGCACATAGGGTGGTCGGCACGTAGATCATGTCACGGAACTAATAGTGAAACAATTGACAGaaactttaaaaaagaaaaataaaggcgGACTAACAATTAAgccatttcaaataaaaaatcatttatggatttttattaattgtcTCGTTAATAATCCTACGTTTGATTCGCAAACTAAGGAAAACATGACACTGCAAGCTAAAAGTTTTGGATCCAAGTGCACACTCAGTGATAAATTTATTACTTCTGTAAGTATTATAATTTTACTCAACTTATTTAACGTTATTCTATATATGTAaggaattttgattttttatataGATAGCGAAAACTGGCATTGTAGAAGCAATTTTAACATGGGCAAAATTTAAAGCAGATAGTCAATTGCAGAAATTAGGACCTAAATCGAAGCAAAGAAAATTACAAGGTAAATTGAGTATAAATCAATCCTACTTATGCCAGTGATACCCATATTCACTCCTgtaaaattcataataaatgTAACATTTTATGTGACTTTGTATTGCAGGGATACCAAAATTAGAAGATGCTAATGACGCTGGAACTGCTAAATCATTAGATTGTACGCTTATATTAACCGAAGGAGATTCGGCCAAAACTATGGCTGTATCTGGGCTTGCAGCTATAGGTAGAGATAAATATGGTATATTTCCTCTAAGAGGTAAATAATATATTCACATACACAGGTTGCCttaaaaataccatacaacctGAAAGCCACAGACTTTTTGGGACACTCAATTTTTGGCACACTCTATAcatcatattatttttacatgTATAATATGCTATCTTTAAATCCTTTTTACTTTTAGGTAAAATCTTAAACGTAAGGGAAGCAACGCATAAACAAATATTAGAAAATGCAGAGATtaataatctaataaaaattcttggtcttcaatataaaaagaaatatgaaacacGTGACGATTTAAAAACACTGCGGTATGGAAAATTGATGATAATGACTGATCAGGACCAGGTTAATCTCTTTTCGCATGAATTTTAtgctttatattttaattatgttatttAACGTATAATTATGTGTTTATTTAGGATGGTTCTCATATCAAAGGACTattgattaattttattcatcaTAATTGGCCATCActactgaaattaaattttgtagaGGAATTTATTACACCTATTGTTAAGGCATCAAAGGGAAATCAAGTGTTGAGTTTTTTCTCTTTACCAGAATTTACCAAGTGGAAATCTGAAACCGATAATTATCATACTTACAAGATCAAATACTACAaaggtttttatttttaaaaattaacattctAAAAATTAGATCTAACATTCTCTTACAACCCCTATAtaacaatttatttctttgcGATATAGGTTTGGGTACCTCTACAGCTAAAGAGGCGAAAGAATATTTTGAGAACATGGCTAGACACAGAATTAGATTCAGGTACGATGGCGATCACGATGATCAAAACATAATAATGGCCTTTAGCAAGAAATGCGTTGATCAGCGTAAAGATTGGTTAATGAATCACATGGATGaaacaaagagaagaaaagagattgGCCTTGGGGAGCGTTACTTGTATGAAAAAGATACACGTACAGTGACGTTCTCTGATTTCATTAATGTTGAATTAGTTTTATACAGTAATTACGATAATGTTCGATCCATACCTAATATGATTGATGGTTTTAAACCCGGGCaaagaaaagtaatttataCATGTTTAAAACGTAACGACAAACGTGAAGTTAAAGTCGCCCAGCTAGCTGGTTCTGTTGCTGAACATTCTGCATACCATCATGGCGAAACCTCTCTTATGTCAACTATCATAAACCTTGCGCAGAATTTTGTAGGAAGCAACAACATTAATTTACTTCAACCGATTGGTCAGTTTGGTACCAGGCTTGCAGGAGGAAAAGACGCGGCAAGTCCTCGATACATATTCACAATGCTTAGGTATGTTATTTAtactatatataataactataagTTAGAAATGTaacataattttctttcttcgtaGTCCACTAGCTAGACTCATATTCCATAAACACGACGATGCTTTATTAAAGCATGAGTATGATGATAATCAAAAAATTGAACCCGTCTACTATATACCAACAATACCAATGGTATTGGTGAACGGTGCTGATGGTATTGGCACTGGTTGGATGACCAAAATACCAAATTATAATCCtagagaaataattgaaaatttgtttagaATGATGGACGATGCTGATCCAAAACCTATGGTAATACTCTGGAAAACTATTTTATATTCATCTCTTATGTATCTCATTTTGATATTTTGTTTAGGTAccgtattataaaaattttaaaggtACTATTGAGAGTTGCGGAGACTTTAGATACGTTATTAGCGGGGAAATTTCGGTGATCGGACCTGATAAGGTTGAAATTACTGAACTTCCAATTGGTATTTGGACGCAAGTATACAAAGAAACTGTGTTAGAGCCCATGTTACATGGATCGGATAAAACTCCTGCGATTATTACGTAAGTGATACTAGAATCtcatatgaaaatttttaatgttaataattactatggattatttatttttattgtgtGCTGTTACAGCGATTACAAGGAATATAATACAGACACGTCTGTACATTTTATAGTAATATTAAACCGTGATAAGTTAGTTGAATTAGAAAGAGATGGCCTTCATAAAGCTTTTAAATTGCAAACGACAACGACAGTTACATCTATggtaagataataataataattatggatacataattatttatattaaacgcTTAACACTGGTGACAAATCTAAGGCTAAGGGTTCTGGTCCACCCCAAATAGAAAATTCTAATTCCGCAccaataaaatacaaataaaatttattttctttacagTGTGCGTTCGATGAAAATCAATGCTTACAAAAGTATGATTCTTCCCTTCAAATTTTAAGAAACTTTTACAAAGTAAGAATGGAAGCGTATCATAAACGAAAGGCTTATTTGGAGGGTATACTGCAAGCAGAGGCATCGAAACTTTCCAATCAAGCACGATTCATTTTAGAAAAGTGCGATGGTAATTTAGTAatagaaaataagaagaaaaaggataTGATAGCTGAATTAGTTACACGGGGATACGAATCCGACCCAATAATAGCTTGGAAATTATCACAGAATAGAGAAGAAGTTTTAGTAAGTATTTTATCTTTCAAAATAGACACTCGTTATATTTTCGCGGCCAAAGCTGTAGGAGTGGGAAATTCCTATGATTAGAAATAACAATGCAATTTCAGTATaccctcgttatattgccgcggacgaGATTGTAGGAGCGAAcaacttttcaaatttttgtttgGAGAGATAGAAGTATAtcactcacgtggcaatataacgagaggaCTCTCTCAGTAGTAGACTACTGTACTTGCAATAAgtgcaataaaataatatatattatactttaACTGTTACGTCACGTTAGGAAGCTCAAGTAAGTGATAGAAAGAAAACTATAGGATAAGAGAAATAACttttcatatacatatttaatattaaaacaattattGTTGATAGGAAGAAGTTGCTGATAATGCTGAAGATGAAGGTGCTTTGTCAACCACTGCCATAGGGCaagaaaattttgattatttattaGGAATGACTTTATGGAGTTTAACAAAGGAAAGGAAGGATGAACTGTTACGTCAAAGGGACGAAAAATTAGTTGAATTGAAGAGACTGCAAGCTCGTACACCTGTCTCTTTATGGAAAGAGGATTTGGATAATTTATTGAGcgaattaaataaagtaattggTCAATTCTGTGGCAATAATATTTTTCAGGGTCACTTTGACCCATTCTTATTTAAGAATAACAGCGTGTGAAGGTTAAAAATAACACTTAATATTCTTGCATACATTGTGTATTGTAGATAGAAGAAAAAGAGCGAAAAGATGAGCAGAAATCGAGGCAAACAATTAAAAAACCACCACAAAGATTTTATTCCTCAGACGAAATGCGTAGAGTAGAACCTGTGATTGACAcggaattgaaaaagaaaattgagaaaGCAAACATTGTATCCAAAGACAAAAAAGAAGGAATTAAAAAACAGAAGGTaacataatataattttaatcgcacaatttattttttataaatttaactcGAGTTTTTCTTTAATGTCTTAGATAAAGAAAGATGTTTCAGAAGATAAAGATGAACTTGATGCATTAGT from Osmia lignaria lignaria isolate PbOS001 chromosome 15, iyOsmLign1, whole genome shotgun sequence includes the following:
- the Top2 gene encoding DNA topoisomerase 2 isoform X2; translation: MSIAAENGRGDNAQKKKTIERIYQKKSQLEHILLRPDTYIGSVEPVCELMWIYDKEKECMIQREIKYVPGLYKIFDEILVNAADNKQRDPKMDTIKIEIDSTNNIISVWNNGKGIPVVIHKEENMYVPTMIFGHLLTSSNYDDEEEKVTGGRNGYGAKLCNIFSHRFTIETASKEYKKCLKQTWNNNMGSASEPRIKDFSGEDFTKVIFSPDLSKFKMDCLDDDIIALMSRRAYDVAASSRGVKVYLNGIRIPVKNFRDYVDFYIKGKEDDIGNPLKIAYESCGPRWEVAVTISDKGFQQMSFVNSIATTKGGRHVDHVTELIVKQLTETLKKKNKGGLTIKPFQIKNHLWIFINCLVNNPTFDSQTKENMTLQAKSFGSKCTLSDKFITSIAKTGIVEAILTWAKFKADSQLQKLGPKSKQRKLQGIPKLEDANDAGTAKSLDCTLILTEGDSAKTMAVSGLAAIGRDKYGIFPLRGKILNVREATHKQILENAEINNLIKILGLQYKKKYETRDDLKTLRYGKLMIMTDQDQDGSHIKGLLINFIHHNWPSLLKLNFVEEFITPIVKASKGNQVLSFFSLPEFTKWKSETDNYHTYKIKYYKGLGTSTAKEAKEYFENMARHRIRFRYDGDHDDQNIIMAFSKKCVDQRKDWLMNHMDETKRRKEIGLGERYLYEKDTRTVTFSDFINVELVLYSNYDNVRSIPNMIDGFKPGQRKVIYTCLKRNDKREVKVAQLAGSVAEHSAYHHGETSLMSTIINLAQNFVGSNNINLLQPIGQFGTRLAGGKDAASPRYIFTMLSPLARLIFHKHDDALLKHEYDDNQKIEPVYYIPTIPMVLVNGADGIGTGWMTKIPNYNPREIIENLFRMMDDADPKPMVPYYKNFKGTIESCGDFRYVISGEISVIGPDKVEITELPIGIWTQVYKETVLEPMLHGSDKTPAIITDYKEYNTDTSVHFIVILNRDKLVELERDGLHKAFKLQTTTTVTSMCAFDENQCLQKYDSSLQILRNFYKVRMEAYHKRKAYLEGILQAEASKLSNQARFILEKCDGNLVIENKKKKDMIAELVTRGYESDPIIAWKLSQNREEVLEEVADNAEDEGALSTTAIGQENFDYLLGMTLWSLTKERKDELLRQRDEKLVELKRLQARTPVSLWKEDLDNLLSELNKIEEKERKDEQKSRQTIKKPPQRFYSSDEMRRVEPVIDTELKKKIEKANIVSKDKKEGIKKQKIKKDVSEDKDELDALVEASAKSLEDRLGTSPEKIAGKKKLKQTTLSFKPKAKKGDKKKEKEKDSDDEDDIDFGSISPPPAPRALRKTAVKKKYNLSSEDNSSSDDVISVSSDTELKTKQAATVNSDSDDIFNKVHNKKPSSEELFDSLVGSSPDKQQRPAITSSEDSSILFSPPKKSPVKKKAENGGGKGVKRQLKKKVVSSDSESEDATFASKKSPIKKRKKKSDSEDDSSTIIDNSPPVAPRKTAGRSRKPVSYAIQSDDDDSN
- the Top2 gene encoding DNA topoisomerase 2 isoform X1, which encodes MFSRHISKIRFGYIKKQCNTMSIAAENGRGDNAQKKKTIERIYQKKSQLEHILLRPDTYIGSVEPVCELMWIYDKEKECMIQREIKYVPGLYKIFDEILVNAADNKQRDPKMDTIKIEIDSTNNIISVWNNGKGIPVVIHKEENMYVPTMIFGHLLTSSNYDDEEEKVTGGRNGYGAKLCNIFSHRFTIETASKEYKKCLKQTWNNNMGSASEPRIKDFSGEDFTKVIFSPDLSKFKMDCLDDDIIALMSRRAYDVAASSRGVKVYLNGIRIPVKNFRDYVDFYIKGKEDDIGNPLKIAYESCGPRWEVAVTISDKGFQQMSFVNSIATTKGGRHVDHVTELIVKQLTETLKKKNKGGLTIKPFQIKNHLWIFINCLVNNPTFDSQTKENMTLQAKSFGSKCTLSDKFITSIAKTGIVEAILTWAKFKADSQLQKLGPKSKQRKLQGIPKLEDANDAGTAKSLDCTLILTEGDSAKTMAVSGLAAIGRDKYGIFPLRGKILNVREATHKQILENAEINNLIKILGLQYKKKYETRDDLKTLRYGKLMIMTDQDQDGSHIKGLLINFIHHNWPSLLKLNFVEEFITPIVKASKGNQVLSFFSLPEFTKWKSETDNYHTYKIKYYKGLGTSTAKEAKEYFENMARHRIRFRYDGDHDDQNIIMAFSKKCVDQRKDWLMNHMDETKRRKEIGLGERYLYEKDTRTVTFSDFINVELVLYSNYDNVRSIPNMIDGFKPGQRKVIYTCLKRNDKREVKVAQLAGSVAEHSAYHHGETSLMSTIINLAQNFVGSNNINLLQPIGQFGTRLAGGKDAASPRYIFTMLSPLARLIFHKHDDALLKHEYDDNQKIEPVYYIPTIPMVLVNGADGIGTGWMTKIPNYNPREIIENLFRMMDDADPKPMVPYYKNFKGTIESCGDFRYVISGEISVIGPDKVEITELPIGIWTQVYKETVLEPMLHGSDKTPAIITDYKEYNTDTSVHFIVILNRDKLVELERDGLHKAFKLQTTTTVTSMCAFDENQCLQKYDSSLQILRNFYKVRMEAYHKRKAYLEGILQAEASKLSNQARFILEKCDGNLVIENKKKKDMIAELVTRGYESDPIIAWKLSQNREEVLEEVADNAEDEGALSTTAIGQENFDYLLGMTLWSLTKERKDELLRQRDEKLVELKRLQARTPVSLWKEDLDNLLSELNKIEEKERKDEQKSRQTIKKPPQRFYSSDEMRRVEPVIDTELKKKIEKANIVSKDKKEGIKKQKIKKDVSEDKDELDALVEASAKSLEDRLGTSPEKIAGKKKLKQTTLSFKPKAKKGDKKKEKEKDSDDEDDIDFGSISPPPAPRALRKTAVKKKYNLSSEDNSSSDDVISVSSDTELKTKQAATVNSDSDDIFNKVHNKKPSSEELFDSLVGSSPDKQQRPAITSSEDSSILFSPPKKSPVKKKAENGGGKGVKRQLKKKVVSSDSESEDATFASKKSPIKKRKKKSDSEDDSSTIIDNSPPVAPRKTAGRSRKPVSYAIQSDDDDSN